In Drosophila santomea strain STO CAGO 1482 chromosome 2L, Prin_Dsan_1.1, whole genome shotgun sequence, a single window of DNA contains:
- the LOC120453879 gene encoding glycoprotein-N-acetylgalactosamine 3-beta-galactosyltransferase 1 gives MPRCCLILADCRLAKTNGQLAAIGNGSSRRTQRSWRMTAKMKLRSQLHLLTGFMAGFVLAFVLLLYVYDVSRVTPCWSSTSTRGTIPATTAGFVDEPQPRVLCMVLTCPENVQSLARSVYETWGRRCSRLIFASSEDYEPLGVVQVVEPAGGGYEDLWNKTREGFRHVWQHYAGDYDWFLKADDDTYVVMENLQHLLGGFDPDTPVFFGYKMSRYNVSYMSGGASYILSREALHRFATQAYESEVICPQPKKMGIEDFYMGICLQNVGVHFVDSTQALDGDTRPKFMPLDLENYMSDGNYTIPDWLRLMSLSAVETGLGCCSNHSVAFHYASRERMFLYEFLIYHLKVFDPNQISESRHRSRLSLSDLARRFPLEDNSNIKDLLQMSEKPDNF, from the exons ATGCCAAGATGCTGCCTGATTTTGGCTGATTGCCGTCTGGCCAAAACAAACGGCCAACTGGCGGCAATCGGGAACGGATCGTCGCGGAGAACACAACGCTCGTGGAGAATGACGGCCAAGATGAAGTTGCGCTCCCAGCTGCATCTGCTCACGGGTTTCATGGCGGGATTCGTGCTGGCCTTCGTGCTCCTCCTGTACGTCTACGATGTCAGCCGGGTGACGCCCTGCTGGAGCAGTACCTCCACCAGAGGTACAATCCCAGCCACAACGGCCGGGTTTGTGGATGAACCACAACCGCGCGTACTGTGCATGGTGCTCACCTGTCCGGAGAACGTGCAGAGCCTGGCCAGGAGTGTCTACGAGACGTGGGGCCGGCGCTGCAGTCGCCTGATCTTCGCCAGCAGCGAGGACTACGAGCCACTGGGCGTGGTCCAGGTGGTGGAGCCGGCAGGCGGTGGCTACGAGGATCTGTGGAACAAAACGCGCGAGGGATTCCGCCACGTTTGGCAGCACTACGCCGGCGACTACGATTGGTTCCTCAAGGCGGACGATGATAC TTACGTGGTCATGGAGAATCTGCAGCATCTGCTCGGTGGCTTCGATCCGGATACGCCCGTCTTCTTTGGCTACAAGATGTCGCGATACAATGTG AGTTATATGTCCGGCGGTGCCTCGTACATTTTGAGTCGTGAGGCTCTCCATCGATTTGCAACACAAGCCTACGAATCCGAGGTGATTTGTCCGCAGCCCAAGAAGATGGGCATCGAGGACTTTTACATGGGAATATGTCTGCAGAATGTGGGCGTCCACTTCGTCGACTCCACACAGGCCTTGGATGGAGACACGAGGCCAAAGTTTATGCCCCTGGATCTGGAGAACTATATGTCGGATGGCAATTACACCATTCCGGATTGGTTGCGCCTAATGAGTCTATCTGCAGTTGAAACT gGCTTGGGATGCTGTTCCAACCATTCGGTGGCCTTTCATTATGCCAGTCGAGAACGCATGTTCCTCTACGAGTTTCTAATCTATCATCTGAAAGTATTCGATCCTAACCAGATTTCAGAAAGCCGACACAGAAGTCGATTGAGCTTATCTGATTTAGCGAGACGATTTCCCCTGGAAGATAACTCCAATATAAAAGACTTGCTGCAAATGTCTGAGAAACCTGAtaatttttga